The sequence GACCTGGGCGCGGGCCACCCCGTCCAGGGCGCCCGCCTCCCCGGCGAGCACACCCTCCAGGGCCCGGCCGCGCAGCAGGGCGCCCTCGCCGTCGCCGCTCTCCACCAGCACCTCGGAGAGCCGGGAGCGGCGGAACTGCGCCAGCAGCCACCACAGGGCGAGGACCACGAGGACGGCGAGGACCGCGATCACCGTCGGCCACCACCAGCCCTCGGAGCGCCAGCGGTCCCGGTCCGCGTCGCTGAGCAGCACGTCGTTCTTGCCGTACCAGGGCCACCAGGACGGGACGGACAGACCGGTCGCGGCGGCCAGAACACCGCCGCCGACACAGATCAGCACCAGCCCGGCCAGGCCCAGCAGTACCCGGTTGACGGTCCTGAGCACGCCGTTCACCCCTTCTTCGCCGGCCGGCGGACATGGACCGACAGGCTCGGCTGCCTGGCGAGTCCCAGTTCTCGGATCCCCGTGGAGAGCACGGAGTCCAGGTCGGCCCGCACCTCGTCGAGTTCCCGGAAGTGCGACACGGCGCGCACCCCGACCTTGCTCCGGCCCATCCGGACCCGGACGGACTGCACACCGGAGACCTCGACGGCCCGGTCCCGCAGGACCATCGCGGCGGCCGTCCGGTCGAGCGCGGCGCGCACGTCGGCGTGTTCGCGGCGCATCGGGAGCAGGTCGCGCAGTCCCGGGGTGAGCGCGAGGAGCAGCAGCCACAGGCCGAGGGCGGCGGCGACGGACGCGCCGGTGAGCACCCAGACGTCGTCGAGCCGGCGCGTCGCGAGTTCGTCCGCGAGGGTGCGGCGCCACTGCATCGCCGGGTGTCCGGCGCGGACCGCGGCCACGTCGTAGAGGAGCAGGCCGCTCGCGCCGAGGACCACCGCGGCGACGATGCCGGCGGGGATGCGCCGGGCGGACCAGAAGCGGCCCGCACCGCCTTCGGGCCGGTCCTTGCCGGGCGCGGGGTCGTACGCCGCGGACGAGGCGGACTGGTCGAGCGCGAGGACGGCACCGCCATGTTCCACCGGCCCGGCGCCGGGCGGTCGCCGCGTGCCGTCGTCCGGGTCGTGGGGCTCGGTCATCGGATCCTCCCCTGTGCCGCGAGGCTCGCTCCTGAGGGGTGCAGGCGTTCGACCTGTACGGCCACTTCGGGCACCTCCATCCCCGCCAACGCCTTTACCCGCTCGGCGACCCGCCGACGCACGGCGCCGCACTGGTGGCCGATGTCGCTGGGATATCCCAGCTCCAGGCTCACCCGTACGCGGGCGGTGTCGCGGTGCACGGTGACCGTGGCACGCGGCGACGCCGCCTCCTTCGGGGACGCGTCGACCGCCTCCTTCGCCGCCTGCGCGGCGATCTTCGCGACCACCCGGTCGGCGATCCGTGTCTCTCCCCGCTCCCCGGCCGCGACCGCGCCGCTCGCCCCCGACACCGCCGTCACCGCCGTCGGTCGCCGCGCTCGCGACTCCGGAAGAAGTCGCCGGGTTCCAGGTCGCCGTCGAGGAAGCGGCCGGCGATGAAGCCGACCGCCCCGAGGGCGGCCACCAGTACAAAGGCACCGAACCCGCCGAAGTAACCGGCGAAACCGAGCGCCATGCCGGCCAACAGACCGACCACAGCCATGCTCATCCTGTGCTCCTCAACCGCTGGACGCCGG is a genomic window of Streptomyces sp. NBC_00708 containing:
- the amaP gene encoding alkaline shock response membrane anchor protein AmaP → MNGVLRTVNRVLLGLAGLVLICVGGGVLAAATGLSVPSWWPWYGKNDVLLSDADRDRWRSEGWWWPTVIAVLAVLVVLALWWLLAQFRRSRLSEVLVESGDGEGALLRGRALEGVLAGEAGALDGVARAQVTLTGKRSTPAARVRLLMEPHAAPDEALGRLSDEALAHARDSAGLDRLPAEVRLKAVKHRAARVS
- a CDS encoding DUF6286 domain-containing protein, producing MTEPHDPDDGTRRPPGAGPVEHGGAVLALDQSASSAAYDPAPGKDRPEGGAGRFWSARRIPAGIVAAVVLGASGLLLYDVAAVRAGHPAMQWRRTLADELATRRLDDVWVLTGASVAAALGLWLLLLALTPGLRDLLPMRREHADVRAALDRTAAAMVLRDRAVEVSGVQSVRVRMGRSKVGVRAVSHFRELDEVRADLDSVLSTGIRELGLARQPSLSVHVRRPAKKG
- a CDS encoding alkaline shock response membrane anchor protein AmaP yields the protein MSGASGAVAAGERGETRIADRVVAKIAAQAAKEAVDASPKEAASPRATVTVHRDTARVRVSLELGYPSDIGHQCGAVRRRVAERVKALAGMEVPEVAVQVERLHPSGASLAAQGRIR